Proteins from a genomic interval of Diospyros lotus cultivar Yz01 chromosome 6, ASM1463336v1, whole genome shotgun sequence:
- the LOC127803089 gene encoding probable WRKY transcription factor 13: MLSQGLFEDQEMSTQMGFFSFPSNMSLLPPIPAGSCHQSLKTLPTLPLSHAAAADAPSSVNINNPTETLLSSPKPSKQKQAPEEAVSYHFGEPHLSLQRSTTANLWQWGEVNELCMNTKKSGGDGRDLGVSAMRMKKMKTRRKVREPRFCFKTMSEVDVLDDGYKWRKYGQKVVKNTQHPRSYYRCTQDNCRVKKRVERLAEDPRMVITTYEGRHIHSPSHDDDLDHFHHSHPPLQLNNFLC; encoded by the exons atgctgaGCCAAGGGTTGTTCGAGGATCAAGAGATGTCGACACAAATgggtttcttttcctttccttcaaACATGTCCTTATTACCTCCGATCCCTGCAGGATCATGCCATCAATCTCTGAAAACCCTACCAACCCTACCCCTTTCACATGCAGCAGCTGCAGATGCACCCTCCTCCGTTAACATTAATAATCCCACTGAAACCCTCCTCTCTTCTCCCAAACCTTCAAAACAAAAGCAAGCCCCAGAAGAAGCTGTATCTTATCATTTTGGAGAACCACATCTTTCCCTCCAAAGATCAACTACTGCAAATCTCTG GCAATGGGGAGAAGTTAATGAATTATGCATGAACACTAAGAAAAGTGGTGGAGATGGCCGCGATCTTGGAGTTTCAGCAAtgaggatgaagaagatgaaaacgAGGAGGAAGGTAAGGGAGCCCAGATTTTGCTTCAAGACCATGAGCGAAGTGGATGTGCTTGATGATGGTTACAAATGGAGAAAGTACGGCCAGAAAGTGGTCAAGAACACTCAGCATCCCAG GAGCTACTATCGGTGCACACAAGACAACTGTCGGGTAAAGAAGAGGGTGGAGAGGTTGGCAGAAGATCCCAGAATGGTGATAACAACGTACGAAGGCAGGCACATTCACTCTCCATCGCATGATGATGACCTCGACCATTTTCATCATTCCCACCCTCCTTTGCAACTTAATAATTTCCTCTGCTAG